In the genome of Maniola jurtina chromosome 3, ilManJurt1.1, whole genome shotgun sequence, one region contains:
- the LOC123881124 gene encoding fidgetin-like protein 1 isoform X2 — MQKSNDWRNKSYFSLLNESSAHQYKTSLQSDMPNPLTLFEKSVQCKKCTEPKKINIDFMKADCHCEPPVSQSEIISKESSQNSSQESKEDVKLFKPKFSNSRPKKSVPNKFVPISNKTRDCAINKNKQYSQSNRNSQEYNIEVDKLKSSVSMEYFGTKDCTTNKTKYSKNNDMVQEYDIDADKAILSTSKDVDMEEKAHKSQVAKITFKTAKEQLLASNPAARRVLGASRKAQAKFVCPMLGATDKQETSESEISDERLKHIDPKMIELIESEIIDKGTPIGWEDIAGLQMAKSVIQEAVVWPLLRPDIFTGLRRPPRGILLFGPPGTGKTLIGKCVATQCHATFFSISASSLTSKWIGDGEKMVRALFAVARCHQPAVIFIDEIDSLLTQRSDSEHEATRRIKTEFLVQFDGAATDDEDRLLIVGATNRPQELDEAARRRLVKRLYIPLPDIDARKQIISNLLRDENHDLTDQNMSEIAGLTDGYSGADMKSLCSEAAMGPIRSVPLSQIVTIDRDKVRPVNIQDFQAALHRVRPSVSQDDLGQYVKWNNTYGQGF, encoded by the exons ctttattaaatGAGAGCTCTGCTCATCAGTACAAAACTTCTCTTCAAAG CGACATGCCTAATCCACTCACACTGTTTGAAAAATCTGTCCAGTGTAAAAAATGCACAGAACCCAAAAAGATAAACATAGACTTTATGAAGGCAGATTGCCACTGTGAACCTCCTGTTTCACAATCAGAAATAATTAGCAAAGAATCCTCACAGAATTCCAGTCAGGAATCTAAAGAAGATGTGAAACTTTTTAAACCTAAATTCTCCAATTCGAGACCCAAAAAGTCTGTGCCAAATAAATTTGTACCAATTTCTAATAAAACGAGAGATTGTGCAATAAATAAGAATAAACAATATTCACAAAGTAATAGAAATAGTCAAGAATACAACATAGAAGTAGATAAACTTAAGTCTAGTGTAAGTATGGAATATTTTGGTACTAAAGATTGTACTACAAATAAGACCaaatattctaaaaataatgatatggTTCAAGAATATGATATAGATGCAGACAAAGCAATCCTAAGTACAAGCAAGGATGTTGATATGGAAGAAAAGGCGCATAAGAGCCAAGTTGCTAAAATAACATTTAAAACTGCTAAAGAACAGCTGCTGGCGTCTAACCCTGCTGCTCGGAGGGTGTTGGGTGCTTCAAGGAAGGCCCAGGCAAAATTTGTGTGCCCAATGCTTGGAGCTAC AGATAAACAAGAGACAAGTGAATCTGAAATATCAGATGAAAGGCTAAAACATATTGATCCAAAGATGATAGAATTGATTGAGAGTGAAATCATTGATAAGGGAACTCCTATTG GCTGGGAGGATATTGCAGGACTGCAAATGGCCAAGTCAGTGATACAAGAGGCAGTGGTGTGGCCGCTACTTCGTCCTGACATCTTCACCGGGCTGCGTCGACCGCCGCGCGGTATTCTACTGTTTGGACCTCCGGGGACTGGGAAAACTCTCATTG GTAAATGCGTCGCCACGCAGTGCCACGCAACTTTCTTCAGCATATCGGCGTCTTCGCTGACCTCCAAGTGGATCGGCGACGGGGAGAAGATGGTGCGCGCCTTGTTCGCCGTCGCGAGGTGCCATCAGCCCGCG GTGATATTCATAGACGAGATCGACTCACTGTTGACTCAGCGCAGCGACTCGGAGCACGAGGCCACCAGGCGCATCAAGACCGAGTTCCTTGTCCAGTTCGACGGAGCCGCTACTG ATGATGAAGACCGTCTGTTGATAGTGGGTGCGACGAATCGCCCGCAAGAATTGGACGAAGCCGCGAGGCGACGCCTTGTTAAGCGGCTTTATATACCACTGCCTGATATTGAC GCACGAAAACAGATAATATCAAACCTACTAAGGGACGAGAACCATGACCTAACCGACCAAAACATGTCAGAGATAGCCGGGCTGACGGATGGCTACTCGGGGGCTGACATGAAGTCCCTGTGCTCGGAAGCGGCCATGGGGCCCATACGCTCCGTGCCTCTGTCGCAAATCGTCACCATTGATAGAGATAAG GTTCGTCCGGTCAACATCCAGGATTTCCAAGCTGCGCTCCATCGTGTGCGGCCGAGTGTGTCGCAGGACGACCTGGGCCAGTACGTCAAGTGGAATAACACTTATGGCCAaggattttaa
- the LOC123881124 gene encoding fidgetin-like protein 1 isoform X1, with translation MQKSNDWRNKSYFSLLNESSAHQYKTSLQSSSNITSQLLLQESWAANSQALNDNAIGNILDSTKQLLKNSNAQNGKESSWKSSICDMPNPLTLFEKSVQCKKCTEPKKINIDFMKADCHCEPPVSQSEIISKESSQNSSQESKEDVKLFKPKFSNSRPKKSVPNKFVPISNKTRDCAINKNKQYSQSNRNSQEYNIEVDKLKSSVSMEYFGTKDCTTNKTKYSKNNDMVQEYDIDADKAILSTSKDVDMEEKAHKSQVAKITFKTAKEQLLASNPAARRVLGASRKAQAKFVCPMLGATDKQETSESEISDERLKHIDPKMIELIESEIIDKGTPIGWEDIAGLQMAKSVIQEAVVWPLLRPDIFTGLRRPPRGILLFGPPGTGKTLIGKCVATQCHATFFSISASSLTSKWIGDGEKMVRALFAVARCHQPAVIFIDEIDSLLTQRSDSEHEATRRIKTEFLVQFDGAATDDEDRLLIVGATNRPQELDEAARRRLVKRLYIPLPDIDARKQIISNLLRDENHDLTDQNMSEIAGLTDGYSGADMKSLCSEAAMGPIRSVPLSQIVTIDRDKVRPVNIQDFQAALHRVRPSVSQDDLGQYVKWNNTYGQGF, from the exons ctttattaaatGAGAGCTCTGCTCATCAGTACAAAACTTCTCTTCAAAG TTCATCGAACATCACATCACAACTCCTGCTGCAAGAGTCTTGGGCAGCTAACAGCCAGGCTCTAAATGATAATGCAATTGGTAATATCTTAGATTCAACTAAGCAGCTCTTAAAGAATTCAAACGCTCAAAATGGAAAAGAATCCTCTTGGAAAAGTTCCATATg CGACATGCCTAATCCACTCACACTGTTTGAAAAATCTGTCCAGTGTAAAAAATGCACAGAACCCAAAAAGATAAACATAGACTTTATGAAGGCAGATTGCCACTGTGAACCTCCTGTTTCACAATCAGAAATAATTAGCAAAGAATCCTCACAGAATTCCAGTCAGGAATCTAAAGAAGATGTGAAACTTTTTAAACCTAAATTCTCCAATTCGAGACCCAAAAAGTCTGTGCCAAATAAATTTGTACCAATTTCTAATAAAACGAGAGATTGTGCAATAAATAAGAATAAACAATATTCACAAAGTAATAGAAATAGTCAAGAATACAACATAGAAGTAGATAAACTTAAGTCTAGTGTAAGTATGGAATATTTTGGTACTAAAGATTGTACTACAAATAAGACCaaatattctaaaaataatgatatggTTCAAGAATATGATATAGATGCAGACAAAGCAATCCTAAGTACAAGCAAGGATGTTGATATGGAAGAAAAGGCGCATAAGAGCCAAGTTGCTAAAATAACATTTAAAACTGCTAAAGAACAGCTGCTGGCGTCTAACCCTGCTGCTCGGAGGGTGTTGGGTGCTTCAAGGAAGGCCCAGGCAAAATTTGTGTGCCCAATGCTTGGAGCTAC AGATAAACAAGAGACAAGTGAATCTGAAATATCAGATGAAAGGCTAAAACATATTGATCCAAAGATGATAGAATTGATTGAGAGTGAAATCATTGATAAGGGAACTCCTATTG GCTGGGAGGATATTGCAGGACTGCAAATGGCCAAGTCAGTGATACAAGAGGCAGTGGTGTGGCCGCTACTTCGTCCTGACATCTTCACCGGGCTGCGTCGACCGCCGCGCGGTATTCTACTGTTTGGACCTCCGGGGACTGGGAAAACTCTCATTG GTAAATGCGTCGCCACGCAGTGCCACGCAACTTTCTTCAGCATATCGGCGTCTTCGCTGACCTCCAAGTGGATCGGCGACGGGGAGAAGATGGTGCGCGCCTTGTTCGCCGTCGCGAGGTGCCATCAGCCCGCG GTGATATTCATAGACGAGATCGACTCACTGTTGACTCAGCGCAGCGACTCGGAGCACGAGGCCACCAGGCGCATCAAGACCGAGTTCCTTGTCCAGTTCGACGGAGCCGCTACTG ATGATGAAGACCGTCTGTTGATAGTGGGTGCGACGAATCGCCCGCAAGAATTGGACGAAGCCGCGAGGCGACGCCTTGTTAAGCGGCTTTATATACCACTGCCTGATATTGAC GCACGAAAACAGATAATATCAAACCTACTAAGGGACGAGAACCATGACCTAACCGACCAAAACATGTCAGAGATAGCCGGGCTGACGGATGGCTACTCGGGGGCTGACATGAAGTCCCTGTGCTCGGAAGCGGCCATGGGGCCCATACGCTCCGTGCCTCTGTCGCAAATCGTCACCATTGATAGAGATAAG GTTCGTCCGGTCAACATCCAGGATTTCCAAGCTGCGCTCCATCGTGTGCGGCCGAGTGTGTCGCAGGACGACCTGGGCCAGTACGTCAAGTGGAATAACACTTATGGCCAaggattttaa
- the LOC123881119 gene encoding DNApol-eta → MDTENRVVVLIDMDCFYCQVEEKLNPELKGKPIAVVQYNPWKGGGIIAVNYVARGMGVTRHMRGDEAKEKCPEIELPSVPCPRGKADITKYRDAGKDVAKVLQKFTPLLERASIDEAYLDITAPVQKRLETLNVNTLTSEMMPNTFALGYDRIEELMSEVHACGSDSIDFDYEHAKRLLVGALVVSEIRAAVYEQTGYSCSAGIAHNKILAKLVCGMNKPNKQTVLPKHCINILYKTLSVKKVKHLGGKFGDAVCDVLKIKTMAELQHFTEKELQTKFDEKNGTWLYNIARGTDLEPVQARFNPKSIGCCKQFRGKTALVDLDSLKKWLKDLGDEIEDRLEKDALESNRTPKQMVVSFSLQVNGRDTGSSRSYNFSPDDDLCGVTFSNKALELVLDSAEGCKPKDGETNRRLKTPIKFLGISVGKFEDNTESKKTKGIMDYFAAGSSRETTHKPENTAKVKDKHKNTEGKNYVLQKFLNRGKNAKQNTDNKECCAEDNINDTKVLEATLDRQESFFAKYLDGSVNPNVNRILESEMIVEESQTEVNNSNTKVNRSNTPQCNVIPCGDDSNDTNYSGSTINEEINKSIALFEEDPVDIARVSNMRELLNNNKDKLENGIEDLKVEPDARVSPIIKPKPQHIESIACTECGNNIPVNKFEEHADYHLALKLREEERQEVRKERERKSVKEVTISNKDPKKKKPEELSNKIETVTSITNFLTKIDNGVPTKNCPECGERVVLEKFSEHQDFHEAQKLSRELNNRSTFSNITSGVKIKRKRKSVSPTKKPKMQCKSIDLFFR, encoded by the exons ATGGATACGGAGAACAGAGTTGTGGTACTCATTGACATGGACTGTTTCTACTGCCAAGTGGAAGAGAAACTCAACCCTGAACTAAAAGGCAAACCCATTGCTGTGGTGCAATATAATCCTTGGAAAGGAGGAGG GATTATAGCAGTGAACTATGTAGCGCGAGGCATGGGAGTGACGCGGCATATGAGAGGTGACGAGGCCAAGGAGAAGTGCCCGGAGATTGAGCTGCCGTCAGTGCCTTGTCCGAGAGGCAAGGCTGATATCACTAA GTACAGAGATGCAGGAAAGGATGTTGCAAAAGTACTTCAGAAATTCACGCCTCTGCTGGAAAGGGCGTCCATTGATGAAGCTTATTTAGACATTACAGCTCCT GTACAAAAAAGACTTGAGACTCTAAACGTAAACACACTAACAAGTGAAATGATGCCCAACACGTTTGCGCTGGGCTACGACAGAATAGAGGAGTTGATGTCAGAGGTGCACGCCTGCGGCTCGGACTCCATCGACTTTGATTACGAGCACGCCAAGCGGCTGCTGGTGGGGGCTTTGGTTGTTAGCGAGATCAGAGCGGCGGTATATGAACAAACAg GGTACAGCTGTTCAGCCGGCATAGCGCACAACAAGATCCTCGCCAAGCTGGTGTGCGGCATGAACAAGCCCAACAAGCAGACCGTGCTGCCTAAGCATTGCATTAACATTTTGTACAA GACTCTATCGGTTAAGAAGGTGAAGCATTTGGGTGGAAAGTTTGGCGACGCGGTCTGCGATGTACTGAAGATCAAAACAATGGCGGAGTTGCAACATTTTACAGAAAAGGAGCTTCAAACtaaatttgatgaaaaaaatGG TACTTGGCTCTACAATATAGCGCGCGGGACCGACCTAGAGCCCGTACAAGCAAGGTTCAACCCCAAAAGCATCGGCTGCTGCAAACAGTTCCGAGGGAAAACAGCTTTGGTAGACTTGGATAGCTTAAAGAAATGGCTCAAAGACTTGGGCGACGAGATCGAGGACAGGCTGGAAAAGGATGCGTTAGAGAGTAACAGGACGCCGAAACAGATGGTCGTCAGTTTCTCCTTACAAGTGAACGGCCGAGACACTGGCAGTTCTAGGTCGTATAACTTTTCGCCCGACGATGATCTGTGCGGTGTTACGTTTTCCAATAAAGCGTTAGAGTTGGTCCTGGATAGCGCAGAAGGTTGCAAGCCTAAAG ATGGCGAGACTAACAGAAGATTAAAGACTCCGATAAAATTTCTAGGCATCAGTGTTGGTAAGTTTGAAGACAACACTGAAAGCAAAAAAACTAAAGGAATAATGGACTACTTTGCAGCTGGTTCATCAAGAGAAACTACACATAAACCTGAAAATACTGCAAAAGTTAAagataaacataaaaatactGAAGGCAAAAACTATGTTCTTCAGAAATTTTTAAATAGGGGTAAAAATGCCAAACAAAATACAGATAATAAGGAATGTTGTGCAGAAGACAATATTAATGATACAAAAGTCTTAGAAGCAACATTGGATAGACAAGAATCGTTTTTTGCTAAATACCTCGATGGGTCTGTCAACCCAAACGTAAATCGAATACTAGAATCTGAAATGATAGTTGAAGAATCTCAAACTGAAGTAAATAACTCGAATACTAAAGTAAATCGTTCTAATACACCACAATGTAATGTTATTCCTTGTGGAGATGACAGCAATGACACAAATTATTCAGGATCGACGATAAATgaggaaataaataaaagtattgcACTTTTCGAGGAAGATCCTGTTGATATCGCTCGTGTTAGTAACATGAGAGAATTATTGAACAACAACAAAGACAAATTAGAAAATGGCATTGAGGATTTAAAGGTTGAACCTGACGCGCGGGTATCACCAATAATAAAACCAAAACCTCAACACATTGAGTCTATAGCTTGCACGGAATGTGGTAATAATATACCAGTAAATAAATTCGAGGAACATGCGGATTACCATTTAGCGTTAAAGTTAAGAGAAGAAGAGAGACAAGAAGTGCGAAAAGAAAGAGAAAGGAAATCAGTAAAAGAAGTCACAATAAGTAATAAGGATCCTAAGAAAAAGAAGCCCGAAGAACTTAGCAACAAAATTGAGACAGTAACATCAATAACTAATTTTCTAACAAAAATTGACAATGGAGTTCCAACAAAAAATTGTCCAGAATGTGGAGAGAGGGTTGTTCTTGAAAAGTTTTCGGAACACCAAGATTTTCATGAAGCTCAAAAGTTAAGTAGGGAGTTAAATAATAGGTCAACTTTTTCGAATATTACAAGTGGTGTCAAAATCAAAAGAAAGAGAAAATCTGTCTCGCCCACAAAGAAGCCTAAAATGCAGTGCAAATCAATAGATCTGTTCTTTAGATAG
- the LOC123881142 gene encoding 60S ribosomal protein L10 — MGRRPARCYRYCKNKPYPKSRFCRGVPDPKIRIFDLGKKRAGVDDFPLCVHLVSDEYEQLSSEALEAGRICCNKYLVKNCGKDQFHIRMRLHPFHVIRINKMLSCAGADRLQTGMRGAFGKPQGTVARVRIGQPIMSVRSTDKWKAQVIEALRRAKFKYPGRQKIYISKRWGFTKYDRDEFEKLREEGRLANDGVNVRYRPEHGPLDSWRKVQVEIHNM, encoded by the exons ATGGGGCGCCGACCAGCGAGATG CTATCGGTACTGTAAAAACAAACCGTATCCAAAATCACGGTTTTGCCGTGGTGTGCCTGATCCTAAGATTCGCATCTTTGACTTGGGCAAAAAGAGGGCTGGCGTGGACGACTTCCCTCTATGCGTGCACCTTGTGTCGGACGAATATGAGCAGCTCAGTTCGGAGGCCCTGGAGGCGGGGCGAATTTGCTGCAACAAATACCTGGTGAAGAACTGTGGTAAAGACCAGTTCCACATCCGCATGAGGTTGCATCCATTCCACGTTATCCGCATCAACAAAATGTTATCGTGCGCTGGGGCTGATAG GCTCCAGACAGGGATGCGCGGCGCGTTCGGCAAGCCGCAGGGCACGGTGGCGCGCGTGCGCATCGGCCAGCCCATCATGTCGGTGCGCTCCACCGACAAGTGGAAGGCGCAGGTCATCGAGGCGCTGCGTCGTGCCAAGTTCAAGTACCCCGGCCGCCAGAAG ATCTACATCTCCAAGCGGTGGGGCTTCACGAAGTACGACCGGGACGAGTTTGAGAAGCTGCGCGAGGAGGGCCGCCTGGCCAACGACGGCGTCAACGTGCGCTACCGGCCCGAGCACGGCCCGCTCGACTCGTGGCGCAAGGTGCAGGTCGAGATACACAACATGTAG
- the LOC123881121 gene encoding probable E3 ubiquitin-protein ligase MGRN1, with translation MGALASRQHAGVEEADVVSNHAYKYPPRSGNYFGSHFIMGGERFDTPQPEAYLFGENADLNFLGSRPTPFPYPPPQSNEPTKTLRSLINIRKESLRFVRCPEPVGKLTDNKIGDGVLKSVECNGKGTYYNIEFTFDCDARCAITVFYFCTEEVTPTGVVYYPRDPSMTSQTYHYKKGANQQFCQILHVFDPSKFADEDLSYNPDREIIPIAIYCVVDEGQDEIRQSHTTIAVVEKHSDGTYVLKALKQKLFVDGLCYLLQEIYGIENKNLDTKPSSDEETEDGGSECVICMCDVRDTLILPCRHLCLCNSCADSLRYQANNCPICRAPFRALLQIRALQRITNPTAAAAASPPDGSMENIPAGYEPVSLIEALNGPPPARVRPPPAAPAIASPDTDTASQAAEVLNRCNLERSSSTSLGSSGSRKPPHHPLTPEFRMSVLLAREEEKRAEEKAASPLLSTRSQGGDTLRASKSSLNSLAHSEELEEESTPMAGEASEAPEAEAEPDSDAERRSPLLTQLTNGVAKGAGVGGASEALRGSPLAHIDDTDTDEPDQPPLSEGAGAEGAVAEGAPADDSDYFTPEDTATTILTVPKQSEAVSGAAECAAQRWALPHHVTSLPGTPLSQSSVRSSGDSYSSTSSTRQLLAAAPLAAHTPC, from the exons ATGGGTGCTCTGGCCAGCAGGCAGCACGCTGGTGTGGAGGAAGCTGACGTAGTTTCCAATCATGCCTATAAGTACCCACCGAGATCGG GCAACTACTTTGGAAGTCATTTCATAATGGGAGGAGAAAGATTTGACACTCCCCAGCCAGAAGCCTATTTGTTTGGTGAAAATGCAGATCTTAACTTTCTTGGCAGCAGACCTACACCA tttccCTATCCTCCACCGCAGTCTAACGAGCCAACAAAAACACTAAGGAGTCTGATCAACATTCGCAAGGAATCTTTGAGATTTGTGCGATGTCCCGAACCCGTAGGCAAGTTAACGGATAACAAGATTGGTGATGGAGTCCTCAAGTCGGTGGAATGTAACGGCAAAGGCACATATTACAATATTGAGTTCACGTTTGACTGTGATGCGAGATGTGCTATCACTGTGTTCTACTTCTGTACAGAAGAGGTTACCCCCACTGGGGTAGT ATACTACCCTCGCGATCCATCTATGACATCTCAGACATACCACTACAAGAAGGGCGCCAACCAGCAGTTCTGTCAGATCTTACACGTGTTTGACCCCTCCAAGTTCGCTGATGAGGACTTGTCATACAACCCTGACAGAGAGATAATACCCATTGCCATCTATTGTGTTGTGGATGAAGGACAAGATG AAATAAGGCAGTCACACACCACTATAGCGGTGGTGGAGAAGCACTCTGACGGCACGTACGTGCTGAAGGCGCTCAAGCAGAAGCTGTTTGTGGACGGCCTGTGCTACTTGCTGCAGGAGATCTACGGCATCGAGAACAAGAACCTGGACACTAAG CCGAGTTCGGACGAAGAAACGGAAGACGGCGGTTCGGAGTGTGTGATCTGCATGTGCGACGTCCGCGACACGCTCATCCTGCCGTGCCGCCACCTGTGCCTGTGCAACTCGTGCGCGGACTCGCTGCGGTACCAGGCCAACAACTGCCCCATCTGCCGCGCGCCCTTCCGCGCCCTGCTGCAGATACGCGCCCTGCAGCGCATCACCAACCCCACCGCGGCTGCCGCCGCCAGCCCGCCCGAT GGTAGTATGGAGAACATCCCCGCAGGCTACGAGCCGGTGTCGCTGATCGAGGCGCTGAACGGCCCGCCGCCCGCGCGCGTgcgcccgccgcccgccgcgcccgccatCGCCAGTCCCGACACCGACACCGCCTCACAG GCAGCGGAGGTGCTGAACCGCTGCAACCTGGAGCGCAGCTCGTCCACCAGCCTGGGCAGCAGCGGCAGCCGCAAGCCGCCGCACCACCCGCTCACCCCTGAG TTCCGTATGTCGGTGCTGCTGGCGCGCGAGGAGGAGAAGCGCGCGGAGGAGAAGGCCGCCAGCCCGCTGCTCAGCACGCGCAGCCAGGGCGGCGACACGCTACGTGCCTCGAAG AGCTCGCTCAACTCTCTCGCGCACTCGGAGGAGCTGGAGGAGGAAAGCACGCCGATGGCGGGGGAGGCGAGCGAGGCGCCCGAGGCGGAGGCCGAGCCCGACAGCGACGCGGAGCGACGCTCGCCGCTGCTCACCCAGCTCACTAACGGT GTGGCGAAGGGCGCCGGAGTGGGAGGAGCTTCGGAGGCGCTGCGCGGCTCGCCGCTCGCGCACATTGACGACACCGACACCGACGAGCCCGACCAGCCGCCTCTGT CGGAGGGGGCGGGGGCGGAGGGCGCGGTGGCGGAGGGCGCGCCGGCCGACGACTCGGACTACTTCACGCCGGAAGACACCGCCACCACCATACTGACTGTTCCCAAGCAATCC GAGGCGGTGAGCGGAGCGGCCGAGTGCGCCGCGCAGCGCTGGGCGCTGCCGCACCACGTCACGTCTCTCCCTG GCACGCCGCTGTCGCAGTCGAGCGTGCGCTCGTCGGGCGACTCGTACAGCTCCACGTCCTCCACGCGCCAGCTGCTGGCCGCCGCGCCGCTCGCCGCCCACACGCCGTGCTAG
- the LOC123881141 gene encoding uncharacterized protein LOC123881141 — translation MGDLSASDCSWKKMVIAKSNNKWFTTIKTEPADSFSTNMNTTNLSIDEDSYTFVIKEENNAVCVENSSDEDSDGTAPMEIVDPLLAPINRKRRISVGPKNETPEERAARLAKMSAYAAKRLANETPEQRALRLKRMSEYAAKRLSQETSEQRAKRLARMSAYAAKRLASETPEQRQIRLSRMSAYAARRQAMKKDMSSARSEKNINTDYVDINNLKSNQS, via the coding sequence ATGGGTGATCTTAGTGCGTCTGATTGTTCATGGAAGAAAATGGTCATAGCGAAATCAAACAACAAATGGTTTACCACGATTAAAACTGAACCTGCAGACTCTTTTTCCACAAATATGAATACGACAAATTTATCCATCGATGAAGATTCATATACATTCGTAATTAAAGAGGAAAACAATGCCGTGTGTGTTGAGAACAGCAGCGACGAAGACAGTGACGGTACGGCTCCGATGGAAATTGTTGATCCGCTTCTAGCGCCGATAAATAGAAAAAGGCGGATAAGTGTGGGGCCAAAGAACGAGACGCCCGAGGAGAGGGCAGCGAGGCTCGCAAAGATGTCGGCGTATGCGGCAAAGAGGCTCGCGAACGAGACTCCGGAACAGCGCGCCCTGCGCTTGAAGAGGATGTCCGAATATGCCGCCAAGCGCCTGTCGCAGGAGACGAGTGAGCAAAGAGCTAAACGCTTGGCGCGCATGTCGGCCTATGCTGCCAAAAGGCTGGCCAGTGAGACACCAGAGCAAAGACAAATAAGATTGTCCAGAATGTCCGCGTATGCTGCACGAAGACAAGCCATGAAGAAAGATATGTCCTCCGCGAGGTCTGAGAAGAATATAAATACTGATTATGTTGATATAAACAATTTAAAGTCTAACCAAAGTTGA